The Brassica napus cultivar Da-Ae chromosome C1, Da-Ae, whole genome shotgun sequence DNA segment CCAATAAGCGCTTCTGCAATGTTTGTAAGATATTCATTTGAAAAAATGTTGGTAAAATATTAGTTGTAAAAATACTGCAGTAAAGTGAACTATTTAAAAGATTCAAAACAGTTAGGcactaaatgatatatatacttatactAGTATATTGGATCTAGCACGAAAATCCACAAATATGATCAATGACTGATTTTCACAGGAAACTAAACAAAGACTAACTATATGAATATATCGTCGAGTAGACAGCTTTTATGCAGCTAAGTCAAGAGCGGTTAATATGTATTTGTGATTAGAAAAAGGTTATCCTTGAATGCAACGTCGgcaattaaaatttgtaaaactagaaattaaaaacagaaatcaTGTGTTGTTGATCCAAATATGTCAGGAATATCAATGGCGATGTGCAGGAAACGTTGCGTTGACTATGTATTGCTTCACTCAGTGTGATTTTTACTTCCAATTCCCAACGACGACTAAAGCTACTGTTATCTGTATATATGAATCATATAATAGGGATATATGTATAGTACCAAATGTATATAATGTATAGACCAACAAGCTTACGCAATGTTTGCAAAATATTAGTTGTACAATATACAGTACATGAGCTGTATAAATTAACCAGAAAAGTCAACTATCTAAAGATAATGCTATTGTTATGAGATTCCCGGGACCACGAGATCGCTTACAATATACATGAATGttgtataaattatattttacattttattatgtaaagaaCTTGTTACACaagtaatataatttatataaataagcgTATAGGACTAAATACTAATGAATCATTTGAAAGAAATATTGTACTAATAAACTTGTCCTAGTATTCCAGCTCGAACACATGTTCAATCAAACCGAAATTGATCAGGTCCATCAAAAGATTCTATTGCAACGAACATAAGAGAAAGAGATAGTTTACCCTTATAGCAACGGCACGATCGATCGTCCGGCATGACCCGAATAGTCTGGcactcttgctgtctgatcgaACCAAATTATAGACCAAGAGATTGTCAAAATTAATAGTTAGCATACTATTATTTTGAGGAGAcgtataataatataaattttcacatCAGAAATTTTACTGAGGcataactaatatataaaaactttaaaccaATCTAATTATTGTCACTTGATTTTAATTGGAAAGCTTATAAAACTTATCATGGTATTAGAGCTCAATCCATACAGTTCAATCTGAGCCACATCAATAAGAAAACTTTGGTAGTATAAttcttttaatgtatatattCATTAGTCTTGCAGGCTTATTTATACAAACTACGTAAATAGTTGTATCAtaagaatttttcattaatcatgctctaagttatttaaaaaataataaatataataggaAATATAACTTATACATAAATGCTATATTTCTTAACAACTAATTAAATGTGAATAGTTGTATCCATCGGACAGATCCTTACAAGACAATAAATGTATCAAACCTGATTATAATCTTAAAAAATTTgtgtaatcaaaatataaaattcagtATATTTGATacacatacacgagaagagcgCTGCAAACTAAAATAATACACCATGAACTCCTCGCTAAATCATTTGGGTTATTTTAAGGTCCActattattttttcttgattatataagaaacaaagaaacaagcGTTGATTCACAGATCGCCTTGCACAAAGTCAAAACATGAATACTCTCACTGACAAAGATGTTGCCATGTCGCTTCTTGAGGATTTAACGTCCAATGTGAAGCAAATACAAGATGAAGTATTAGAAGAGATACTAAGATGTGATGCAAACACTGAGTACCTTCAAAGTTTTCTCCATGGGAGTGCTGATAAAGAGCTGTTCAAGAAGAATGTACCGGTAGGGACCTATGAAGATTTCAAGCCTTACATCGAGCGTGTCGTCAACGGAGAGCCATCTGGTCTCGTTTCCGGCAGGCCTCTTACTGGATTCGTGCTATCGTATGTACCCTAGCTTTTGTTTTTGGATATAATGTCATTCTCtagaaatttttcttttcttaaaaaaaataattatcataCGTTTCATTGTGGTGTGGCTTGTGTAGGTCTGGAACGTCAAGCGGGAAACAGAAGTTAATACCTATGAACGACAAATACTTGGagaacacaaaattattaactGATTTTCGGTCCATCGTATTATCCAAGTAATTAATCACTCTTTCCAttcttgaaaaatatattttctatgttttattttatttcataaagATGGACCAAATGCTGATATTTGGTAAGTTGTGTatacctttttttcttttttaaataatagttactaaaatgtatgataaaaatagataataaatttatttataaaattttattataatgatgacaaaaaaatatttattatttttttaaaaaaatacataaatacatCTTTAAGAAATGGGGAGAGTAAATAATAATCTAAAAGGGTTTTTAACCGTATTGTTTGTATGCAACTTATAAAGATCTCTTTTGGTTTTGTAGGCATGTCGATGGTCACAACCAAGGAAAATCGCTGAAGCTCCTCTTCACCGGGCCATCCTCCATGACTCTATCTGGTTTGCCAGCTTCTTACGCTAgtacatttttctttaaaagcGATTATTTTAAGAACCCACCATCATTTTGGGACACTTCGTTCACAACTCCCGGTGAAGTTATATATTGTCCCGACACGAAGCAGAGTTTATACTGTCAACTTCTTTGTGGTCTTGTCATGAGAGATGAAGTTACTGGAATCGGTGCTGTGTTCGCTTCTATCTTTGTCCAAGGAATGATTTTCCTTGAAAAAACTTGGAAAGACATGTGCAGTAACATACGGTCAGGTCAGCTCAGTGACTGGATCACCGACCTCGGATGCAGAGAATCTGTTTCTAAGATACTTGGAGGACCTAATCCTCAATTGGCAGACCAAATCCAAGACATATGCAGCCAAAAATCATGGAAAGGTATAATCCCACAGCTTTGGCCTAACACCAAATTTGTCGAGGGTGTTATTACAGGACAGATGGCTCAATATGTTCCAGCGTTGGAGTTTTACGTCGATGATCAGTTGCCTCTATATTCCCCAGCGTATTCCTCTTCTGAATCTCCGTTCGCGGTAAATATGAATCCTCTATGCAAACCACAAGATATATCCTACACATTTATTCCCAACATGTCATACTTCGAGTTTCTACCGATTGATGAGGGAAATGATGACGCAATTGTGGATCTTGTGGACGTCAAGTTAGGTAGCTACTACGAACTCGTAGTCACCACTTATTCAGGTGAGTTATACTACTACGTACTCttacaaaataaatgatatacTCTCTCAGGTTTCTTTTTAATTGTCACTGTAGAGtaaatttttagtttcaaaataaatatctttttagaatttcaatacaaaatata contains these protein-coding regions:
- the LOC106365198 gene encoding 4-substituted benzoates-glutamate ligase GH3.12 translates to MNTLTDKDVAMSLLEDLTSNVKQIQDEVLEEILRCDANTEYLQSFLHGSADKELFKKNVPVGTYEDFKPYIERVVNGEPSGLVSGRPLTGFVLSSGTSSGKQKLIPMNDKYLENTKLLTDFRSIVLSKHVDGHNQGKSLKLLFTGPSSMTLSGLPASYASTFFFKSDYFKNPPSFWDTSFTTPGEVIYCPDTKQSLYCQLLCGLVMRDEVTGIGAVFASIFVQGMIFLEKTWKDMCSNIRSGQLSDWITDLGCRESVSKILGGPNPQLADQIQDICSQKSWKGIIPQLWPNTKFVEGVITGQMAQYVPALEFYVDDQLPLYSPAYSSSESPFAVNMNPLCKPQDISYTFIPNMSYFEFLPIDEGNDDAIVDLVDVKLGSYYELVVTTYSGLHRCKVGDVLQVTGFYNSAPQFKFVRRQNVVISVYLEATTEEELLKAVKRATEVIESSNIMLRDFTCYPHIADTPGHYVLYWELKGNNYDGISELDPDMMVECCSVIEESLNALYRKFRSKEKTIGALEIRVVQPGTFDSLMEYFIAQGATLTQYKTPRCIKSPEALQVLESKVVSRFSGEKLPHVDSVLC